From the Rhodoferax mekongensis genome, one window contains:
- a CDS encoding M61 family metallopeptidase, with amino-acid sequence MKNSSKSPKTAKSVAKTSAPQAAVHYRVEVADLHAHLYRVTMTVASPAIQQMLRLPAWIPGSYLLREFAKHLQKLECRQGGKRVAAEQLDKATWQAHCRPELPLEVSYEVYAFDASVRTAWLDAQRGFFNGTSLCLQVPEAAALPHTLEMLPVADAQSWQLATGLEPVRIDKAGFGLYRAADYDTLVDCPVEMGPFWSGSFEVFGVPHRFVVAGAPPSFDGEQLLADTRAICEAEMRFWHGSELESYQKESASRTKDGRQSPIPFKNYVFMLAAVHDGYGGLEHKNSTALICNRKDLPRLPRSTLAPTTHKQPEGYTTLLGLISHEYFHTWNVKRLRPAELATYDYTRENYTELLWFFEGFTSYYDDLLLRRAKRIDNAAYLKLLSKTINQVNQTPGRLVQSVAQSSFDAWVKYYRQDENTANATVSYYTKGSLVGLCLDLTLRAEGKTTLDAVMRGLWTRCAGGPMAEADLLVVLQALGGRSFAKDLERWVHSTKELPVAELLERHGVQVNREPDQVAQQLGLRVKESGGLFIQQVLRGGAAEKAGFAAGDEWLAVQTEGEPWRMQALDDLTLYTGKAKKVTALVSRDKRLMNLQLTLPAASQAVRLSVRDAAAANKWLDSSS; translated from the coding sequence ATGAAAAATTCCTCCAAGTCCCCCAAGACCGCCAAATCCGTGGCAAAGACCTCTGCCCCTCAGGCTGCAGTGCACTACAGGGTGGAAGTGGCAGATCTGCATGCCCACCTCTACCGGGTCACCATGACGGTGGCGTCGCCGGCCATCCAGCAGATGCTGCGGCTTCCGGCTTGGATACCGGGTAGCTACCTGCTGCGCGAATTTGCCAAGCACCTGCAAAAGCTGGAATGCCGCCAAGGCGGCAAGCGGGTCGCAGCCGAGCAACTGGACAAGGCGACCTGGCAAGCCCACTGCCGCCCGGAGCTGCCGCTGGAAGTGAGCTACGAGGTCTACGCCTTCGACGCCTCCGTGCGCACCGCTTGGCTGGACGCGCAGCGCGGTTTTTTCAATGGCACCAGCCTGTGCCTGCAGGTGCCCGAAGCAGCAGCACTGCCGCACACGTTGGAAATGCTGCCGGTTGCAGACGCCCAAAGCTGGCAGCTGGCCACCGGACTGGAGCCGGTGCGCATCGACAAAGCCGGCTTCGGCCTCTACCGCGCTGCCGACTACGACACGCTGGTGGACTGCCCGGTGGAAATGGGCCCGTTCTGGAGCGGCAGCTTCGAGGTATTCGGAGTGCCGCACCGCTTTGTGGTGGCGGGCGCCCCGCCCAGCTTCGATGGCGAGCAACTGCTGGCCGACACCCGCGCCATCTGCGAGGCCGAGATGCGTTTCTGGCATGGCAGCGAGCTCGAAAGCTATCAAAAAGAGAGCGCCTCGCGCACAAAGGATGGGCGCCAGAGCCCGATTCCATTCAAAAACTACGTCTTCATGCTGGCCGCGGTGCACGACGGCTACGGCGGGCTGGAGCACAAAAACTCCACGGCGCTGATCTGCAACCGCAAAGACCTGCCGCGCCTGCCCCGCAGCACGCTGGCGCCCACCACACACAAGCAGCCCGAGGGCTACACCACGCTGCTGGGGCTGATCAGCCACGAGTACTTCCACACCTGGAACGTGAAGCGCTTGCGCCCCGCAGAACTGGCCACCTATGACTACACCCGGGAAAACTACACCGAGCTGCTGTGGTTCTTTGAAGGCTTCACCAGCTACTACGACGATCTGCTCTTGCGCCGCGCCAAGCGCATCGACAACGCGGCCTACCTCAAACTGCTGAGCAAGACCATCAACCAAGTGAACCAGACGCCCGGCCGACTGGTGCAGAGCGTGGCCCAAAGCAGCTTTGACGCCTGGGTGAAGTACTACCGGCAGGACGAGAACACCGCCAACGCGACGGTGAGCTACTACACCAAGGGTTCCCTGGTCGGCCTGTGCCTGGACCTGACCCTGCGCGCTGAGGGAAAAACCACGCTGGATGCCGTGATGCGTGGCCTCTGGACGCGTTGCGCCGGCGGCCCCATGGCTGAGGCTGACTTGCTTGTCGTGCTGCAAGCGCTGGGCGGCCGCTCGTTTGCCAAAGACTTGGAGCGCTGGGTGCACAGCACCAAGGAGCTGCCGGTGGCCGAGCTGCTGGAGCGGCACGGTGTGCAAGTAAACCGCGAGCCGGACCAGGTGGCCCAACAGCTGGGGCTGCGCGTCAAGGAGTCCGGCGGGCTGTTCATCCAGCAGGTGCTGCGCGGCGGTGCGGCCGAAAAGGCCGGTTTTGCGGCGGGCGACGAGTGGCTGGCCGTGCAAACCGAGGGCGAGCCTTGGCGCATGCAAGCCTTGGACGACCTGACGCTTTACACCGGCAAGGCCAAGAAAGTCACAGCACTCGTGTCGCGTGACAAGCGGCTGATGAACCTGCAACTCACCCTGCCTGCAGCCTCTCAAGCCGTGCGCCTGTCGGTGCGCGATGCGGCCGCTGCCAACAAATGGCTGGACAGTTCCAGCTGA
- a CDS encoding enoyl-CoA hydratase, whose product MSYECITTRIEGDKVAIITLNRPKQLNALNDQLMDELGAALKAFDADTAIGCMVITGSEKAFAAGADITAMAKFSFADAYKGDFITRNWETIRTIRKPVIAAVSGFALGGGCELAMMCDFIIAADNAKFGQPEIKLGIIPGAGGTQRLPRAVGKSKAMDLALTGRMMDAAEAERAGLVSRVVPLDKLQEEALGAALQICAFSQVATMAAKEAVNRSFEGTLADGIAFERRMFHALFATADQKEGMDAFVNKRAANFTHQ is encoded by the coding sequence ATGAGCTACGAATGCATCACCACCCGTATCGAAGGCGACAAAGTTGCCATCATCACGCTCAACCGCCCCAAGCAGCTCAACGCGCTGAATGATCAACTGATGGATGAATTGGGCGCGGCGCTCAAGGCCTTTGACGCAGACACCGCCATCGGCTGCATGGTGATCACCGGCAGTGAGAAAGCCTTTGCCGCCGGCGCAGACATCACGGCCATGGCCAAGTTCAGCTTTGCAGATGCCTACAAGGGCGACTTCATCACCCGCAACTGGGAAACCATACGCACCATCCGCAAGCCGGTCATCGCCGCTGTGAGCGGCTTTGCGCTGGGCGGCGGCTGCGAATTGGCCATGATGTGCGACTTCATCATTGCAGCGGACAACGCCAAGTTCGGCCAGCCCGAAATCAAGCTGGGCATCATCCCCGGCGCGGGCGGCACGCAGCGCCTTCCCCGTGCGGTGGGCAAGTCCAAGGCCATGGACCTGGCCTTGACCGGCCGCATGATGGACGCTGCTGAAGCCGAGCGAGCAGGCTTGGTAAGCCGCGTGGTGCCTCTGGACAAGCTGCAAGAAGAAGCGCTGGGTGCTGCGCTGCAGATTTGCGCTTTCTCTCAAGTAGCCACCATGGCGGCCAAGGAAGCCGTGAATCGCTCGTTTGAAGGCACATTGGCAGACGGCATTGCTTTTGAGCGCCGCATGTTCCACGCCTTGTTTGCCACCGCAGACCAGAAGGAAGGCATGGACGCCTTCGTGAACAAACGCGCGGCGAACTTTACGCACCAATAA
- a CDS encoding 7TM diverse intracellular signaling domain-containing protein, producing MPYLFPRLLVALALWIGVGGWGASAAETGPPDTLVLGDGTSSLTVQGHTLQWLENGRTAVVKDALTAPFQTTPATRVANLNESNTLWIKIRVVRAAGNASRWTLNIPQPYLDYVTLYELRNGAWYPQTAGDMHSQAHWAIRGLYPEFDLNLTAGQPQDLLLQVRNFKPLPLPLRISTANVREAQRMVESIALGLVFGLVLTLTVLSLMRYAEFRNISDLGAALYSVLIATALSQFNGVLNALLWTDAPAWADYANSVLPVVALGGALLFGRHLYALNTHHPHFDRALQVMAWATLASVFSYVMVDRPSADLMTGVTLLLGTAMGLAATWLNWRTGSPLGAWLLWTYTPQFGMVLWMTLEAGGYLPAFWPLRYLLTLTVAASVPALVYALGRATHDRKEIAARAEHLPTQDALTGLLTPGAFQSHLEDAYQRAISGREPVALVLVTVVNHEHIRSSMGDPIAEQCLLRAVIKLHRVLRDVDPAARVGSARFAMLMEGVASRQAVTERLVKLVASGLIPLQGLQPEVTLQFQAACVLLQENPIAPAKALDELAEVLAGISPRTRRPIRFLEPVPTQVASLHSSLSA from the coding sequence ATGCCATACCTGTTTCCTCGCCTGTTGGTGGCGCTGGCACTCTGGATAGGGGTGGGTGGCTGGGGCGCCAGTGCCGCAGAAACCGGCCCCCCAGACACACTGGTGCTCGGTGATGGCACCAGCAGCCTGACAGTCCAAGGCCACACATTGCAATGGCTGGAAAACGGCCGTACTGCAGTCGTCAAGGATGCACTGACGGCCCCTTTTCAAACCACTCCCGCAACGCGGGTCGCTAACCTGAACGAGAGCAACACCCTCTGGATCAAGATACGCGTGGTGCGAGCTGCAGGGAATGCATCTCGCTGGACCCTCAATATTCCTCAGCCTTACTTGGACTACGTCACGCTCTACGAACTGCGCAATGGCGCCTGGTACCCGCAAACTGCCGGGGATATGCACTCCCAAGCCCATTGGGCCATCCGCGGGCTCTATCCCGAGTTTGACCTGAACCTCACAGCCGGGCAACCGCAGGACTTGCTTTTGCAGGTACGCAACTTCAAACCCCTTCCTCTTCCTCTTCGCATCAGTACCGCCAACGTGCGTGAAGCGCAGCGCATGGTGGAGAGCATCGCACTCGGACTGGTTTTTGGCTTGGTGCTGACGCTGACCGTTCTTTCACTGATGCGGTATGCGGAGTTCCGTAACATCTCTGACTTGGGCGCAGCGCTGTACAGCGTGCTGATCGCTACCGCACTGAGCCAGTTCAATGGCGTACTGAACGCCCTGCTGTGGACCGACGCGCCGGCCTGGGCGGATTACGCCAACAGCGTGTTGCCGGTCGTTGCCCTCGGGGGAGCGCTGCTTTTCGGCAGGCATCTCTATGCCCTGAACACCCACCACCCGCATTTTGATCGTGCTTTGCAGGTCATGGCATGGGCAACTCTGGCCTCGGTTTTCAGTTATGTGATGGTTGATCGACCTTCCGCCGACCTGATGACCGGCGTAACGCTTCTGCTGGGCACCGCCATGGGGCTTGCGGCCACCTGGCTCAACTGGCGTACTGGCTCCCCACTGGGGGCGTGGTTACTGTGGACCTACACCCCGCAGTTCGGTATGGTCTTGTGGATGACCCTGGAAGCCGGAGGCTACCTGCCCGCCTTCTGGCCATTGCGCTATCTGCTCACACTCACCGTAGCCGCGTCTGTACCAGCGCTGGTCTATGCGCTGGGACGCGCAACCCATGACCGCAAGGAAATTGCTGCCCGTGCAGAGCACCTGCCAACGCAGGATGCTCTGACGGGGCTGCTGACCCCCGGTGCATTTCAATCTCACCTGGAAGACGCTTATCAACGTGCCATCAGCGGGCGCGAACCCGTAGCATTGGTGCTGGTGACGGTGGTGAACCACGAACACATTCGCAGCAGCATGGGGGACCCGATTGCGGAACAGTGCCTCTTGCGCGCCGTGATCAAGCTGCACCGGGTACTGCGCGATGTGGATCCGGCGGCCCGCGTAGGCAGTGCCCGCTTTGCGATGTTGATGGAAGGTGTGGCATCCCGGCAAGCTGTCACAGAACGTTTGGTGAAGCTGGTGGCGTCCGGCCTGATTCCGCTGCAGGGCTTGCAGCCGGAAGTGACGCTGCAATTCCAAGCCGCCTGTGTACTGCTCCAGGAAAATCCGATAGCTCCCGCCAAAGCCCTGGACGAATTGGCCGAAGTATTGGCAGGTATCTCACCCCGCACCCGACGTCCGATCCGGTTTCTCGAACCCGTGCCCACCCAGGTCGCGAGCTTGCACTCGTCGTTGTCCGCATGA
- a CDS encoding FAD-dependent monooxygenase, giving the protein MAQTYDICIRGAGIVGRTLALHLAAKRLKVALVVTAVGNPVADADVRAYALNQQSRALLEAVRCWPAGDSATPVLHMQVEADAQAQVNFAAADQGAEALNWIVDVPVMEQQLAQAVQFQPLITVVDTPQPATLTVVCEGRASTTRDEFGVEFDVFKYDQWAVAARVESELPHGQTARQWFHEGEITALLPMGGSQGNFHALVWSVSPERAQHLLNSPDMEFTDALQTATRMAVGSLRLTGPRASWPLQHAVARRWVGSASIAGVQRAWVLAGDAAHNVHPLAGQGLNLGLGDVAELVKVLDSRGYWRSVDDMRLLRQYERARKADFALVGGSGDSLQQLFSHPHALVQSARSWGMRGFDHLLPLKRWVARRAMGL; this is encoded by the coding sequence ATGGCCCAAACCTATGACATTTGTATCCGTGGCGCTGGCATTGTGGGGCGCACGCTGGCGCTGCATCTGGCGGCCAAACGCTTGAAGGTTGCCCTGGTAGTGACCGCGGTCGGTAACCCAGTGGCAGACGCTGATGTACGAGCCTACGCACTCAATCAGCAATCCCGCGCGCTGTTGGAAGCGGTGCGTTGCTGGCCCGCCGGAGACAGCGCCACCCCTGTCCTGCACATGCAGGTCGAAGCGGATGCCCAAGCCCAAGTGAACTTTGCGGCAGCAGACCAGGGGGCTGAGGCACTGAACTGGATCGTCGATGTGCCTGTGATGGAGCAGCAACTGGCACAAGCCGTGCAGTTTCAGCCCCTGATCACCGTGGTCGACACGCCCCAGCCCGCCACCCTCACCGTCGTATGTGAAGGCCGCGCTAGCACCACGCGTGATGAATTCGGCGTCGAATTCGACGTGTTCAAATACGACCAATGGGCAGTCGCGGCCCGGGTGGAGAGCGAACTCCCTCACGGGCAGACTGCGCGCCAGTGGTTCCATGAAGGCGAAATTACCGCACTATTGCCGATGGGCGGCTCACAAGGGAACTTCCACGCCCTGGTGTGGTCAGTCAGTCCCGAGCGCGCACAACACCTGCTGAACAGCCCTGACATGGAATTCACCGACGCATTGCAAACCGCCACTCGCATGGCCGTGGGCAGCTTGCGCCTCACCGGCCCCCGCGCCAGTTGGCCCCTGCAGCATGCTGTGGCACGGCGCTGGGTGGGCTCGGCCTCGATTGCAGGTGTGCAGCGCGCCTGGGTACTGGCCGGTGACGCCGCCCACAACGTACACCCCCTGGCGGGCCAAGGACTGAACCTCGGGCTAGGCGACGTGGCTGAACTGGTGAAGGTGCTGGATAGCCGCGGCTATTGGCGCTCGGTGGACGATATGCGCCTGCTACGCCAGTATGAACGGGCCCGCAAAGCCGACTTCGCGCTGGTGGGCGGCAGTGGCGATTCCTTGCAACAACTTTTTTCACATCCCCATGCACTGGTGCAAAGTGCACGCAGCTGGGGCATGCGGGGCTTTGACCACCTTCTGCCCTTGAAGCGCTGGGTAGCCCGCCGCGCGATGGGCCTTTAA
- a CDS encoding MOSC domain-containing protein, translating into MSDNFTPDVHGLIAALMIYPVKSLAGISVTEARLLETGLEWDRHWMVVDADGLFLTQRECPRMALVQPRITPGALELHGPEGERLVVPLQAPGPLRRVQVWDDTLDALDMGKDAALWLQQVLGEPGVRLVRFAPQVQRPCSTRWTGGAPSHTQFADGYPVLVTTEASMDPLNARLAAAGLAPVGINRFRPNLVLGALDAHDEDHLTVLEVEMDAESQVRPRLALVKPCARCPIPNIDPVTAQTHPGVGDALMAYRQDARVNGAITFGMNAIVQAGAGAVLRVGQSVAASYGFE; encoded by the coding sequence ATGTCCGACAATTTCACCCCCGATGTACACGGTCTTATCGCCGCCTTGATGATTTACCCGGTGAAATCCCTTGCAGGAATCTCTGTGACAGAGGCCCGTCTGCTGGAGACAGGCCTGGAGTGGGACCGGCACTGGATGGTGGTGGACGCAGACGGCCTGTTCCTGACGCAGCGCGAATGTCCCCGGATGGCCTTGGTGCAACCCCGCATCACACCCGGCGCCTTGGAGCTGCACGGGCCGGAAGGGGAGCGCCTTGTGGTGCCGCTTCAGGCGCCGGGCCCTTTGCGCCGCGTGCAGGTGTGGGATGACACCTTGGATGCCCTGGACATGGGGAAAGACGCAGCTTTGTGGTTGCAGCAAGTATTGGGCGAGCCCGGTGTACGGCTGGTGCGCTTTGCTCCGCAGGTGCAACGGCCGTGCAGCACGCGCTGGACAGGTGGTGCACCCAGCCACACCCAGTTTGCCGACGGCTACCCGGTGTTGGTGACTACCGAAGCTTCCATGGATCCCCTCAACGCCCGACTGGCCGCTGCCGGATTAGCCCCTGTCGGGATAAACCGCTTCCGCCCCAACCTGGTCCTGGGTGCGCTGGACGCGCATGATGAAGATCACCTCACGGTGCTGGAAGTGGAGATGGACGCAGAGAGTCAAGTCCGGCCCCGCCTGGCCTTGGTGAAGCCCTGTGCCCGCTGCCCGATTCCAAACATTGATCCCGTCACGGCCCAAACCCATCCGGGCGTTGGTGACGCCTTGATGGCCTACCGGCAGGATGCCCGCGTGAACGGCGCGATCACTTTCGGCATGAATGCCATCGTGCAAGCCGGTGCGGGTGCTGTGCTGCGAGTGGGCCAGTCCGTGGCTGCGAGCTATGGTTTTGAGTGA
- a CDS encoding 7TM diverse intracellular signaling domain-containing protein, protein MTLLACSHTLIRRALALVVLCWVALFSPHVDAQTTYILDDNAGSFRLQDSLAFLVETDGKNNVDEILKRNRNRFSPASATSSLPMREGNSVWVRLSLTRAASSTAKWTMVIPLPYLDYAALYQPDGQGGWTRQVAGDTLAVDSWTRPALYPEFRLDVPAEGVYEIYLELRNFKPSLMPLILATESKRNSQRELEHLLLGGLFGAMLMLMGVCALHYVQSGSTDDGWYTLYAASMVIIVSCMTGLSGLWLWPHSPVWSDFTHLSMPVLGPSATLIFVRHITSLDAGFPRLSQTVYGFAGFGIPIFLLGAAIDRGLADNINAAYLAIGTLLLLLATAQTWRRGHAIGRWLTITFIPTGLVTIYIALQKLHVLPAWWQSRYLMVAAVALSVPLLQQALHLRARERREVQERADALPTQDALTGLLTRPLFDTQVDLAIKRSRQHREPSAIVMVEVVNYNYLRESYGDAIAEQCLLRAAVKLHRVLRDVDPAGRVDTARFGLVLDGVASRQELTERMVRLVASGLIPLPGLRPEVTLQFHISCALLTEVVADKRTVLQELQDVLHGMSPRTRRPIRFLEPAPTMPAALPSKDDGNSDRPPLTPHSKP, encoded by the coding sequence ATGACGCTCCTAGCTTGCTCGCACACGCTCATCAGACGCGCCCTGGCCCTGGTCGTCCTGTGCTGGGTAGCATTGTTCAGCCCGCATGTGGACGCTCAAACCACCTACATTTTGGATGACAACGCAGGGAGCTTCCGGCTCCAAGACTCCCTGGCTTTCCTGGTGGAAACGGATGGCAAAAACAATGTTGACGAGATCCTGAAACGAAACCGGAACCGTTTCAGCCCGGCCAGCGCCACCAGCAGCCTTCCTATGCGAGAAGGCAACAGTGTCTGGGTGCGCTTGAGCCTGACGCGTGCGGCCAGCTCCACTGCGAAATGGACAATGGTCATTCCTCTGCCATATCTGGACTATGCCGCGCTGTACCAACCGGACGGACAAGGAGGCTGGACCCGCCAGGTAGCAGGAGATACCTTGGCAGTCGACAGCTGGACCCGGCCGGCGCTCTACCCTGAATTCAGGCTGGACGTCCCGGCGGAAGGGGTCTATGAGATCTACCTGGAACTCCGCAATTTCAAACCCAGCTTGATGCCATTGATCCTCGCAACCGAAAGCAAACGCAACAGCCAACGAGAGCTGGAGCATTTACTCCTGGGCGGGTTGTTTGGAGCGATGTTGATGTTGATGGGTGTATGCGCCCTTCACTACGTGCAGAGCGGAAGCACGGACGATGGGTGGTACACACTGTACGCAGCAAGCATGGTGATAATTGTGAGCTGCATGACAGGGCTCTCTGGCCTGTGGCTGTGGCCACACTCCCCAGTATGGTCTGATTTCACACACCTCAGCATGCCTGTGCTCGGACCCAGTGCTACCTTGATATTTGTTCGGCACATTACCTCGCTGGATGCCGGTTTTCCGCGTTTGTCACAAACCGTGTATGGGTTTGCCGGTTTTGGCATTCCGATTTTCCTGTTGGGCGCTGCCATTGACCGGGGGCTGGCTGACAACATCAATGCAGCCTATCTCGCAATTGGAACTCTGCTTCTGCTGCTTGCCACAGCACAAACATGGCGTCGCGGTCATGCGATTGGCCGTTGGCTGACCATTACATTCATCCCCACTGGGCTGGTCACAATTTACATCGCCCTGCAAAAACTTCATGTACTGCCCGCCTGGTGGCAGTCCCGTTACTTGATGGTGGCGGCAGTCGCCTTGTCGGTTCCGCTTTTGCAGCAAGCCTTGCATTTGCGCGCCCGCGAGCGGCGTGAAGTCCAGGAGCGTGCCGACGCGCTCCCGACCCAGGACGCGCTGACCGGCTTGCTGACCCGCCCACTGTTCGACACCCAGGTGGACCTGGCGATCAAGCGCTCTCGTCAACACCGGGAACCCTCTGCCATCGTGATGGTGGAAGTGGTGAACTACAACTACTTGCGGGAGTCCTACGGGGACGCCATTGCCGAGCAATGCCTGCTGCGTGCGGCGGTCAAACTGCATCGCGTACTGCGCGACGTGGACCCTGCAGGCCGTGTGGATACCGCCCGCTTCGGCTTGGTGCTCGACGGAGTGGCATCACGCCAGGAACTCACCGAGCGCATGGTCCGCCTGGTGGCCTCCGGCCTGATCCCGCTGCCCGGACTGCGCCCGGAAGTCACGCTGCAATTTCACATCAGCTGTGCCTTGTTGACCGAGGTAGTCGCCGACAAGCGCACAGTTCTGCAAGAGCTACAGGACGTTTTGCACGGCATGTCGCCCCGCACCCGTCGTCCTATTCGTTTCCTCGAGCCCGCACCAACGATGCCGGCAGCCCTGCCTTCCAAGGATGACGGCAACTCTGACAGGCCACCGCTCACGCCTCACTCAAAACCATAG
- a CDS encoding enoyl-CoA hydratase-related protein, protein MTDAGTTPTNSPESTVTYAAQGAVALLTLNRPASLNSFTRQMHADLWKALDRAEADSAIRAVVITGAGRGFCAGADLTEFDFEPGPNLVERADPGPVIDQAFNPTTRRIQALRMPVIAAVNGVAAGAGASLALACDVAIAAPGAKFIQAFSKIGLVPDAGSSWFMPQRLGMARALALAMTGDALPAAQAKDWGLIWEVADDCVTAAMDMARRLAAMPTSALVATRHLLRDGLHRSLYQQLDAERDIQSAMGRTHDYLEGVMAFREKRTPRFTGN, encoded by the coding sequence ATGACTGACGCCGGCACGACTCCTACCAACTCCCCTGAATCTACCGTCACCTACGCAGCACAGGGCGCAGTGGCTTTGCTGACCTTGAATCGCCCGGCTAGCCTGAACAGCTTCACCCGCCAAATGCATGCTGATTTGTGGAAGGCGCTGGACCGCGCAGAAGCGGATTCCGCCATCCGTGCCGTGGTGATTACCGGTGCAGGCCGTGGCTTCTGCGCAGGGGCGGATTTGACGGAATTCGATTTCGAGCCCGGCCCCAATCTCGTGGAGCGCGCCGACCCCGGCCCCGTGATCGACCAGGCTTTCAACCCCACCACCCGGCGCATTCAGGCTTTGCGCATGCCGGTGATTGCGGCCGTCAATGGCGTGGCTGCGGGGGCAGGGGCTTCACTGGCATTGGCTTGCGATGTGGCGATTGCTGCGCCGGGTGCCAAGTTCATTCAGGCATTCAGCAAGATAGGGCTGGTGCCTGACGCCGGCAGCAGCTGGTTCATGCCCCAGCGCTTGGGCATGGCCCGGGCGCTTGCCTTGGCGATGACCGGTGATGCACTACCTGCGGCGCAGGCCAAAGACTGGGGGCTGATCTGGGAAGTGGCCGACGACTGTGTCACCGCCGCCATGGATATGGCCCGTCGCTTGGCCGCGATGCCGACAAGCGCGCTGGTGGCCACCCGCCATTTACTGCGCGACGGGCTTCACCGCAGCCTGTACCAACAGCTGGACGCCGAGCGGGATATCCAAAGTGCCATGGGCCGCACCCATGACTATTTAGAGGGCGTCATGGCATTCCGGGAGAAACGTACCCCGCGGTTTACCGGCAATTAG
- a CDS encoding DsbC family protein has protein sequence MRFTRLFAASLGLALAALTTGATAQEAAIREAIAKRVPQLKAIDEVRPSKIPGLYEVRVNGAEIYYTDAKGNYLIQGNMFETKGLRNLTEERINKLTAIKFDTLPFKDAFTIVRGNGSRKLAVFEDPNCGYCKRFERDLQKIDNVTVYMFLYPILGPDSTEKSKAIWCSKDKAVAWQDWMLRDQPAPAAAAMCDTTPLARNVEFGKAYRIQGTPTLLFEDGNRVPGAIDAQQIEKHLKDAKG, from the coding sequence ATGCGTTTCACCCGATTGTTTGCCGCCTCCCTGGGTTTGGCCTTGGCCGCCCTCACCACCGGCGCAACTGCCCAAGAGGCCGCCATCCGCGAAGCCATTGCCAAACGCGTGCCCCAGCTCAAGGCCATTGACGAAGTGCGCCCCTCCAAGATTCCGGGCCTGTATGAAGTCCGCGTCAACGGCGCCGAGATCTATTACACCGATGCCAAAGGGAACTACCTCATTCAGGGCAACATGTTTGAGACCAAGGGCCTGCGCAACTTGACCGAAGAGCGCATCAACAAGCTGACTGCGATCAAATTCGACACCTTGCCGTTCAAGGATGCCTTCACCATCGTGCGTGGCAACGGGTCGCGCAAGCTCGCCGTGTTTGAAGACCCCAACTGCGGCTACTGCAAGCGCTTTGAGCGTGACCTGCAGAAGATCGACAACGTGACGGTCTACATGTTCCTGTACCCCATCCTGGGACCGGACTCCACCGAAAAGTCGAAGGCCATCTGGTGCAGCAAGGACAAGGCGGTCGCCTGGCAGGATTGGATGCTTCGTGACCAACCCGCACCAGCCGCCGCCGCCATGTGCGACACCACGCCACTGGCCCGCAACGTGGAGTTCGGCAAGGCCTACCGCATTCAGGGTACCCCCACCCTGCTGTTTGAAGACGGCAACCGCGTGCCGGGTGCCATCGACGCCCAGCAAATCGAGAAGCACCTGAAAGACGCCAAGGGCTGA